The DNA window CGAGATCGGCAACAACAAGGCCAACTTCCGGGCCATCGCCGCGGCGGCCGGCGTCCCCACGGTTCCCGGGGAGGTCTGCCGCTCCCGCCAGGAGGCCGTCGCCGCCACGCACCGGCTCCTGGCCCAGGCCGAAGCGGTGGTCGTCCAGCAGGCCCACAACGGCGCCGGCGTAGGCAACCAGATCCTCCTCGCCCCCGACAGCCGGCTGGCCACCGACCATGTCGGCGCCCGGCACCTGCACCGCCTCACTCCCGGCCCGGACGGCGTCACCGGCTACTGGCAGGAGCGCTGGGACTGGGCGTCCGCCGAGGGACGCCACCCCGTCGTCATCGCCGCGTTCGCCCCCGGCGCCGAGGCCGTGTACTCCGAGCACTTCGCCGACGACTCCGGCACCTGCCCGACCGAGCAGGGCCGCCTGCACTATGTCGGCCGCCGCCTGTCCCACCAGACCGTCCCGCTCCAGGGCCTCAATCCGCTGGTCCACGCCCGCCTGGTCGATAACGGCGCCCGCCTCGCCGAGGCCTACCGCGCGCTCGGCTACCGCGGCCACCTCTCTGCCGACGCCATCACCACCCCCGACGGCCGGCTCTACTTCACCGAGGTCAACGCCCAGGTCTCCGGGAGCCTGCACATCTACCAGGTCATCGCCCACCGGATCGTCGGCACCGCAGACCACCCGGCCCGCGCGGTCGTCGAGTACCACGTCCCCCCGACCTGGCACGTCCCCGACGCCGCCGCCTTCCACCAGGCCCTCGCCGACCTCGACCTGGCCTGGAACCCCGCCAGCCGGACCGGGGTGATCGTCTCCATGCCCATCACCCCCGGCCCGGACGGCGCGCAGTTCGTCTTCTGCCTCGCCTACGACCCCAAGACCGGCCACGAGGAGCCCTTCGGCCGGCTCGACGCCCGCTTCGCCACCCGCCCCGCGGCCGCCTTCGATCCCGCCGACCACGTCGGCGCCCCCGTCACCGCCTTCTCCTCCTGAACGGAGCCCCACCCATGACCAGCACACCCCTGCCGCCTGCGGCCGCCCGCCTGAACCGCTCCCTGGACGCCGACCGGCTCGCCGCCGACCTCGCCCAGGTGACCGGCCACACCTGGGACCTCCAGCAAGGCCGCGCCCCGGGCGGACTGCTCGGCACCGTCACCGACATCGACTGGCGGGTCCTGCCGCTGATCGCACCGAACGGCGACGCGGACCGCACCGACCCCGGCGGCCCCGGCCCCGACACCTACGCCCCCACCGCCTGGCTGGACCGCATGCCCTACCTCGCCGAGGTCCTCGCCTCCATCCCGGCCCCGCTGAACGCCGCCCGCCTCATGGCGCTCGGACCGGGCGCCGTCGGCGAGCGGCACTGCGACCCCAAGTACAGCCTGGCCCGAGGCTGCGCCCGCCTCCATATCCCCCTGACCACCAACCCCGACGCCGTCCTCTACCTCGACGGCACCGAGCACACCTGGCAGCCCGGCGAGTTCTGGTACGGCGATTTCTCCCGCGAGCACGCCGTCCGCAACCTCGGCACCACCACCCGCGTCCACGCCGTCATCGACACGCTGTTCACCACGGAGCTCGCCTCGCTGTTCCCGCCGGCCTGGCAGGAGCAGCTGGCCGACGCCGACGCGCTCATCAACTACCTCACCCCCCTGGACAGGGCCATCCCCGCCGGACTGCCCCGCACCCTGCACCTGCCGGCCGGGTTCACCGACTTCAGCCGAGACCAGCCCCTCGACGGCGACCCGACGCCCGCCGAGCTCGGCCACGCCGCCGACCACCTCACGCTCACCACCGCCGAGCGGACCTTCGCGCTGCTGCCCGCGGGCCCGGGGGAGTGGCGGTTCAGCGCCTGGAGCGAGGCCCGCACCCTCGCCCCCACCCCGGACGGCGGAGCTGTCCTGCACGCCCGCCACGGCCGCACCCACGCTCACCGCACGCTCACCGCCGCCACGGCCTGACCACGCGAGACGAAGGATCCTCACCCATGCGCCTGAGCAGCCACGACGACTTCACCCGCCTGCGCGAGATCATCGTCGGATCCGCGGCCAACTACACCGGCCACGACCGCGACGTCTCCTTCGAGCTGTTCCACCACGAGAACCTCACCGGCTTCCGCTCCGACTGGGCCTACCCCCGCCTTGTCACCCCCACCGAGGCCGGCGCGCGGCCGGAGCAGTGGGCGATCAACCGCCGCTACGCCGAGGAACTCGCCGAGGACGTCGAAGACCTCGCCCAGGTCCTGGCCGAGCTCGGCATCACCGTCCACCGGCCGATTCCCCTGCCCGCCGACCCGGCCCCGATCGCCGGCCTGGGCTGGACCGCACCCCCGGTCCCCGCCCTGAACATCCGCGACAACACCCTCATCCTCGGCGAGGAGATCATCGAGACCCCGCCCGCGATCCGCGCCCGCTACCTGGAAACCCGCCTCCTCGCCCAGGTGTTCACCGCCTACTGGCAGGCCGGCGCCCGCTGGACCACCATGCCGCGGCCCGTCCTGACCGACGCCAGCTTCGACCTTTCCTACGCCCGCGACGCCACCACCACCCTGGGCGGCCCCACCGAGCCGATCGACGACCCGCAGCCCAGCCCCTACGACGTCGGCTACGAGATGATGCTCGACGGCGCCCAGGTCCTGCGCCTCGGCCGCGACCTGGTGGTCAACATCGCCCAGGCCAACCACGCCCGCGGCGTCGACTGGCTGGAGCGCCATCTGGGGGATCGCTACCGGATCCACCGCGTGTACCGCATGGCCGACAATCACATCGACTCCATGCTTCTCGCGCTGCGCCCGGGGGTGTTCCTCGCCCGGCACGACGGCATCCGCGACATGCTCCCCGAACCGCTGCAGAGCTGGAAGTTCATCGTCCCGCCCCAGCCGGACACTGGCGCCTTCCCTACCTACGGCGACGCCGACCTCGTCCTGACCAGCCCCTACATCGACCTCAACGTCCTCTCCGTCGACGAGGACACCGTCCTGGTCAACCAGGACTGCACCGGCCTGATCAAGACCCTAGAAGCCGAGCACTTCACCGTCGTCCCCGTACGACACCGTCACCGCCGGCTCTTCGGCGGGGGCTTCCACTGTTTCACCCTCGACACCCGCCGAGACGGCACGTGCGAGGACTACCTCACGTGAACCGTCCCGTCCTGCTCCTGGAGGCGGCCGGCCCCGAGTCCGGGCACCTGGCCCGGACCGCGGCCGCCTCCGGCCACCCCGTCCACGCCGTCACCACCACCCAGGGTCTGACCGGCTACAGCCCCGCCCTGCGCGACCTGTTGGCCGGCACCCTCACCACCGACCTGGGCAACCCGCAGCAGGCCCTCGCCGACACGGTCTCCTACGCCCGCCGCATCAACGCAGCCGCCGTCCTGACCACGAACGAGTACCTCACCCCGCTGGCCGCCCACACCTGCGCCCTGCTGGACCTGCCCGGCAACGACCCCGTCCGCGCGCACGCCGCCCGCGACAAGGCCGCCATGGCCGACGCCTTCACCGCCGCAGGCGTCACCGCGCCCCGCACCCACACCATCGCCACCCCGGCCATGCTCCGCACCCGGTTCCTGCGGCCCGGCATGCGGCTCCCCGTCATCGTCAAGCCGGCCGACGCCGCCGGCTCCCAGGGCGTCACCGTCCTGGCCCGCCTCCAGGACGCCGACACCGCCTGGCAGACGGCCCACACCGCGCCGGGCATGTACGCGGCGACGGCAGGCCGTACGGTGCTGCTCCAGCAGTACATCCCGGGACGCGAGTACAGCGTGGAGTCGTTCACCCAGCACGGGCGGACCACCCACCTGGCCATCACCACCAAGACCACCACCCGCGGCCCCCACCGGGTCGAACTCGCCCACACCCTGCCGACCCAGCTCCCACCCACGGTGGAACAGGCCATCCACCGGGAGGTGGCGAGGGCGGTCCGCGCCGTCGGCATCCGCAACGGCGCCTCCCACACCGAGGTCATCGTCACCCCCACAGGACGCCCGTACGTCATCGAGACCGCGGCACGCATCGGCGCCGGCCACATCGGCGACCTCCTCCACCACGCCCTGGGCATCAACCCCTGGACGGCCCTCCTCGACATCGCCTTCGGCCGCCCCGCTCGACTCACCCCCGCCCGCCGCCACCACGCCACCGCCCAGTTCCTCACCAGCCCGGCCGCCGGGCGCCTCACCTCCGTCACCGGCCTCCCCGCGCCGGGCCCGGACACCCCCCTCGTCCGGCTCCGCGCCCGCCCCGGCGACACCGTCGGACCCGCCCACACCAACGCCGGACGGCTCGGCAGCTTCATCGTCGTCAGCCCCGACGCCCGCACCACCCAGGCCCGCGTCGCCCAACTGCTCGACGACATCGACGTCCACGTCGAACCACAGCCCGCCTGACCGCACACCGAAGGGGGCGCCACCCAGACCTGGGGGGCGCCCCCTTCGGTGTGTCCGTGCTCAGATCAGGGCGGCGAGTTCCTCGGCGATCGCACCGTAGGAGTCCTCGACTCCGGCCTCGTTGCCGAGCCGGTGCCGCTCCAGACGCAGCGCGCCGAGGTGGCGCACCTCGTACACGTGCCGCCGCCACGCGCCGGCCTCGGTCTCGGCCGGGCGGCCGTAGGAGTCGAAGAACGCCAGGCGGGCGTCCTGCTTGGCCCGTGCCATCCGCATCGTCCAGTCCGCCTCCGGATCCCCCCACCAGGTGCGGTCCATGTCCAGGACACCGCAGATCGTGGGGACCGGCGCGGGCGCGAGCATGGTGTTCACCGTCCACAGGTCCCCGGTCAGCAGCCGCGGCACCGCGACCTCGTCCAGGACCTGCGCGCCGGCCTGGGCAGCATCGGCGGCCTTGCGGAGGTCGGCCGCGTCCAGGCCGCAGCTCTCGACGTCCTGGGCGATCAGGTGCAGGGAGGTGACGACGGCCTCGCTCCAACGCGCGTGCCCGGGACCGGTGACCGGGCCGAACCACGGTCCGGAGACGGCGTGCACGGCCGCCGTGATCTCGCCCATCTGCCGGAAGAACGCGCCGTGCGTCTCCTTCGGGTAGGACCCGAGGAGTTCCGGCGCGGGGGTGCCGGGCAGGAAGGACTGGATCATCCAGTCCCGTCCGCTGACGGCCTGGGTGAAGTCGGCCGCCAGGACCCGCGGCATGAGGTCGGCGATCGGCGCGAGCCACGGCACCGACGCGTACTCCGCGCGCATGAGCTCCTGCTCGGAGTGGAACTGCCTGTCCGGTTCGGGTGCCACCCGCAGGACGACCGGCTCCTCACGGCCGGCCAGGTCGATGCGGTAGGTGGTGTTGTACATGCCGCCGCCCAGCTCGGTCGCGGAACGGACCTCGGCGGCGGGCCCGAAGGCGCGTCGGGCGACGGCCAGGATCTGGCGTTCGGTCAGGCCCTGCTGAAAGGCGTTGGCGGACCGCTCGATGACGTGGAGTTCCACGGGGCTTCCTTCCGGGCTGTGAGGACTTCGGGGAGCTGGGCTGGAGTCTGCTGGTCAGGTCCTGCGGTTGCGGGGCCGGCCGTTGCGTTCCAGCACGACACCGAGCTGCGAGGGCTGCATCGCGGCGGCGATGCCGATGGCCCGGCGGTTGGCGTTCGGGCTGGTGGCGTCGGCTGCGGCGATGTGGCGCTCGCGGGACTGCGTCAGGTGGGCGATGAGCCGACTGAGCAGGCTAGTGGAGGCGATGAGCTCGTCGAAGTCCTCGGCTTTGGGGTCGATGACGGCACGGCTGTTCGTGAGGCCGTCGTACAGGGCGAGGGCGACGTCCTCGGGAAGGTCGACGGTCTGAGACCCGGCGGAGACGTCGGGCAGGTCGAAGGTGATCCGCATGGTCAGGAATCCTCCACGGAAGTTGGTGTATGAAAAGCTACACCCGTAGGAATTCCTACACAAGGGGGACGGGGAGTCGGCCATTCCACGACCAACGCCGGACCGAGATCCCGGCCCCAGCCCGGTTGGCGATCCGACGTTCCAGTCACAGGGCGCCGCCCTCCAGGTACGCCGATACGCGCTCCGCCGCGTAAGTGCCGTCCGGCAGCATGGCGTCGGTCAACTCGAACTGCTCCGTCTTTCCTGCGGGGCCGGTCCAGGTGACCCGGATGCCGGCGGGGCGGCTGCTGGGCAGGTGCACAGGCTGGCCGTCTGCGGCCCGGGCTCCGAGCAGGGTGTAGGTGCGAACCGGCCGCACGGCCTCGCCGACCGCGATGGCCGGGGCCGCGCCGGGGCCGGCCTGGTTCCGGCGCCGCCGGAGCCAGCCCCAGGCTGTGGCCCCGGCCAGCAGCGTGAGGCCGCCCAGGGTCTCCGCGGTCCAGCCGGTGAGCACGTCGGTGAGCATGGTGGTGTCCTGTCTCTGTGTGATGACGGGCGGAGCATGAAGAGCCGCGCACTGACGTCGCGTCCCGGGCGGCACAGTGCGGGTGCGGGGGGTTAGCCACGCAACCCCCCTCAGCTCCACGCCATTTGAGCGGACGAGCTCCGAGGTGACCCGGCGGAGGTAGGGGGGCTCTAACGGGGCGCCACCGCTGCGTCATGGGGTAGCCCTTTGGCTTCAGTTCCGCGGGGAGTCACCGGATGAGGTGAAAGTGCGGTCATGGCCCGGAGAGGTGTCGGTACCTTCCCTGGCATGTCCACTGACACCCCGAGCGCGGCCGATCAGCTGCTGCTCGACCACGCGTACCGCCACGGGTTCACCGTGACCGCGAAGATGCTGGAGGGCTGGAGGAGCCGCCGCCTGCTGCCCGGCAATGTCCCCGGCGGGGGCCTGGGCCGAGGCAGGGGCAGCACCTCCACCCCGGCGCCCGAGAGCTTCGACCTCGTCCTCGGCCTCGCCCGTCACGCCGGCCGCGGCAAGCGCCCGGCCGACGTGGCACTGCTCTTGTTCGACGAAGAGCTGCCCGTACCGGAGCAGACGGTACGGGCCGCCTTCACCGCCGCGGTGGACACCCTCACGGTCCCCGGCGACGACGACCCGGGCACCGACCCGGACCAACGGCTCGACGACCTCGCCGACCACATCGCCGACGCCGGCCTGACCGTGACCCTGGTCCCCGCCCGGGCCCGGCGGATCGACGAAGGCATCGCCCGCCTCGCCCGCGCCGCCGGACACGCCTGGCCTCCGCCCGAGCTCACGGCCCTCGACAAGAACCCCGGCGCGCCGACCGCCACACCCAAGGACGCCGCACTGGCTGCGGCTGCCGCGGCCATCAACGGGACGATGTCCCTGGAGGACATCGGCGACCTGCTGCGCGCGATGAACCCCACCGCGACGGCCAACCCGATCGCGTCCCTGGTCGAGACCACCCGTAACGACGTTCCCGAGTTCGCCGACGCGGTCCTCACCGAGGACAACCATCTGGCTCTCGGCCCGGTGCGCGATGCCCGCGACCATCTGCGTCATCTGGCCGCCACCGCTCCGTTCCAGGACCTGGCGCGGACTTGGAAGACCGCCGCCGGCGTACGGCAGTGGGCCCTGGACCTGTGCGACCGGGTCGAGGAGGAACTCGCGGCCGGGCAGCTGGGCGAGGCGGCCCTGGAGTGGATGAACGGCCGCTACGCGATGGCCGGCCTGGCCGTGCTCAGCACCCTGAAGGAGCGCGACCGGCCCCCCGTCCAGCACGCCCTCGACGCCCTGGTGCTGCTCTACCAGATCGGGGAGTTCCACCGGCTCGACCAGCGCATTCCCGGCTGCCAGTGGCACCTCCTCGCCACCGAGGGGCTGATGCCGCCACCCGTCCGCGAGCAGCTCCAGGACCTCATCGGCCGGGACGCGCCCCTTGCCGGGTAGGGGGCGATGTCAGAGCGGCCTCGTAGCGTCGACGGCGAGGCCCCGGACCGGACGGGGCCCCGGAGGACCGAAGGAGCGGGCCATGGGCGAGATCAGCATCGAGCGACAGCACCTTGACCACCTGCTGGCCGACAGCGCGAGCACGTACGGAGCCCCCTACCAGCGGGCCTTCGCCGAGCTCGCCGCAGCGCACCGAGGCCGGCCCGTCGCCGAGATCCTCCCGTTGCTGCGCCGGGCCGCGGACGAGGCGCTGCTCGGCTTCACGGACGCGGACCTCCGGGAACAGGCGCAGGCGATCAGTACGGGCGAGCCGTACGTCCTGCGCGTCACGGTGGCCTGACCACGGCTGGGCCCGTCAGACCTCCCACCACGTGGCGGTCAGGCCTTGCGCCGGCCGCGGCCGGTGTGGGCGAGGGCGTCGGCGAGCTGGTCGTGGTTCATGGATGAGCGGCCCGGGATGCCGGCCGCGGCCGCCTTCTCGTACAGCTCGGCCTTCGTCAGCGCCGCCAGCTCCCGGCCCTTGGCTGCTGGCCCGGAGCCCGCCCGCTTCTTCGCGGCGGGCGCCTTCTTTCCGCCGGCCGCCCGGGCGCCGGGGGAGGCTGCCTTCTCGCCGGTGTCCTTGGGACTCCGGGCCCGCTCGACACTGGCGCGCAGGGCCTCCATGAGGTCGACGGCACCGGTCGGCTCCGCCGGCGGTTCGGCCTTCTCCACCGTCTCTCCGGCCGCCTTCGCCTTCACCAGGGCCTCGACCTTCTCGCGGAAGGAGTCGTGGAAGGCCTCCGGGTCCCACTCCATGGCCAGGGCGTCGATCAGCTGCATGGCCATCTTCACCTCCGCCGCCGTCGCCTCGACCTTCCCCGGCAGGTCGGGCACCTCGGCGTGCGGATCGCGCAGCTCGTCGGCCCAGTGCAGCGTGTGGAGCGTGAGCAGGCCCTCCGCCTCCTCCGCCTTCAAGGCGACCAGGTACTCGCGCCCGCGCATCACGAACGTGGCGATGCCGGCCTTGTTCGACTCGGCCAGGGCGCGCTCCAGGAGGGCGTAGGGCTTCCCGTACTGGGCTCCCGGGGTCCGAGGAAGTACGTCTTGTCGAAGAAGACCGGGTCGACGGTGTCCAGGTCGACGAAGCCCACTACGTCGATAGAACGGGACCGGCCGGGAGCGATCTCGTCGAGCTCCTGCGGCTCGACGATCACGTACTCGCCGCCGGTGTCGTAGCCCTTCACGATGTCCGCGAGGTCCACCTCGTCGCCGGTGCGCTCGTTCACGCGCCTGTTCCGGATCCGGTCCGCTGTCCCGCGTTGTAGCTGGTGGAAGCGGATCGTGTGGCTGTCCGTTGCCGTGTAGAGGCCCACGGGCAGGCTCACGAGCCCGAACCCCAAGACCCCCGTCCATACCGGTCTGGCCATCGCCCGCACCACCCTTCACCGCGGGTCCACTCGGCGTCTTCCCACCCTGCGCCCCATCACCTCCGCGGGCAACGGCAGCCCGATCGCCGACTTGTCGGCCGCCCTTCCAACGGGGCAGGGAAGCCCTTCCACCCTCGCCGCGCTCCCCGTGTCCAGGACCGGACCGGATGGACTGGTAGGCCGTTCCGGTGGGTGTGGGATTTGCCAGGTCGCGTCCCTGCCGACCGCCTATCGTCGGGGCCGTGAGTCTCTTCAAGCCCACCCCGAAGCTCTGCAAGCTGCTGTTCGGCCGCGCATCCCATTGTGCTTATCCCGAGTGCGCGGAGCTTCTAATCCAGGAGCATCGAGGGCAACTCAGCGTCACCGCAGAGATTGCCCATATCCGCGCGGAGAGCGCTGGCGGGCCCAGGTACGACCCCGCGTTCGAGCCGGTGAACAAGGAGGAAAACCTCCTCTTGCTCTGCCCGAAGCATCACGGGTGGATCGACGACTACGCGGACGACTACCCCGTGGAAGAGCTGCTCGACTGGAAGCGGGAGCAGGTCGCCCAGGGCCGGAGTGTCGGCCTCACTGAGAGCCAGGCGGAGCGGATCTTCAAGGCGCTCACCACGCCGCAGGCTGAAGTCGAGGCCGTAGGTGTCCTGAGTGCTGGTGGCGAGAACATCGTCTCCAAGATCGAGAACATCAAAGACTTCAACCCGATCAATGGCGAATCCGTCGAGCGCCATTTTGGTGTGCGTGTCTCCAACGTGGGAGCCATCGGGTTCAGCGTCGATGGTGTCGGCGTCATGTTCGACCTCGACGGACCGCCCTCTGCCTACCTGTTCCCGGCCGCGCACCGCCTTCATCGGCCGCTAAAGCGACTGGAGCCGCATGCCAACGGGGTCTGGCTGGCAGAGCCTGACCATCTCAGATTGATCACCCAAGAGCTGATCCGGAAGGCGTGGGTACCCATTCGATTCCGCGGCTTCGGCGACCTCGGTTCGGGCACTCGGGTCTACGGTCCGTGGGTCTCGGCCCTGCATCTGCCGATTTGGGAGGACCATGTGACTCAAGAGTGGCTGGACGCCCTGGCCCAGACCGCCAAAGAGACACGCGTGAAGCTGGGTTGGAAGCCTTGATGTCGTGCCTGTTCGGCGACTCCCCTCCCCGGACGTCTCAGGGCCCTTCCACCTCGGCCAAGGCGGTCGGGAACTGGGCGTCGGCCCAGATGGTCGACGAGGTCTACGGTCACGCAGACCTGCATTCACCGCACTTCACAGCGGCTCTGCAGGCCGTCTGGGGTGAGGGGGAGTGACGCAGGCGACGGAATCGGTGGTCCTGCTTCCGCTGTTGGCGGACGAGGGCCGCAGCCGCACGAAGAGGGACCGTCTGGAGGTGCTGACCGCGCTGATGGCGGCGCCTTCATTCGACTCCGCGTTCCGTGAGGACGTGGTGAGGCTGGGCCGTGATCATCCCGTCTACGGTTGGCGGTGTGATGTGGTCGAGTGCGAGCGGCCGGCCGAAGTCACCCGGGGTCTTTGCCATGATCACAACGTTCAGTGGCGTGATGCCCGTGCTGCTGGCGCCCGGAGCCGGCCGCAGTTCGTGCGGACACTTCAGCCGCTGAAGAGCCGGACCCA is part of the Streptomyces subrutilus genome and encodes:
- a CDS encoding ATP-grasp domain-containing protein; the protein is MNRPVLLLEAAGPESGHLARTAAASGHPVHAVTTTQGLTGYSPALRDLLAGTLTTDLGNPQQALADTVSYARRINAAAVLTTNEYLTPLAAHTCALLDLPGNDPVRAHAARDKAAMADAFTAAGVTAPRTHTIATPAMLRTRFLRPGMRLPVIVKPADAAGSQGVTVLARLQDADTAWQTAHTAPGMYAATAGRTVLLQQYIPGREYSVESFTQHGRTTHLAITTKTTTRGPHRVELAHTLPTQLPPTVEQAIHREVARAVRAVGIRNGASHTEVIVTPTGRPYVIETAARIGAGHIGDLLHHALGINPWTALLDIAFGRPARLTPARRHHATAQFLTSPAAGRLTSVTGLPAPGPDTPLVRLRARPGDTVGPAHTNAGRLGSFIVVSPDARTTQARVAQLLDDIDVHVEPQPA
- a CDS encoding HNH endonuclease signature motif containing protein, with the translated sequence MSLFKPTPKLCKLLFGRASHCAYPECAELLIQEHRGQLSVTAEIAHIRAESAGGPRYDPAFEPVNKEENLLLLCPKHHGWIDDYADDYPVEELLDWKREQVAQGRSVGLTESQAERIFKALTTPQAEVEAVGVLSAGGENIVSKIENIKDFNPINGESVERHFGVRVSNVGAIGFSVDGVGVMFDLDGPPSAYLFPAAHRLHRPLKRLEPHANGVWLAEPDHLRLITQELIRKAWVPIRFRGFGDLGSGTRVYGPWVSALHLPIWEDHVTQEWLDALAQTAKETRVKLGWKP
- a CDS encoding aspartyl/asparaginyl beta-hydroxylase domain-containing protein: MTSTPLPPAAARLNRSLDADRLAADLAQVTGHTWDLQQGRAPGGLLGTVTDIDWRVLPLIAPNGDADRTDPGGPGPDTYAPTAWLDRMPYLAEVLASIPAPLNAARLMALGPGAVGERHCDPKYSLARGCARLHIPLTTNPDAVLYLDGTEHTWQPGEFWYGDFSREHAVRNLGTTTRVHAVIDTLFTTELASLFPPAWQEQLADADALINYLTPLDRAIPAGLPRTLHLPAGFTDFSRDQPLDGDPTPAELGHAADHLTLTTAERTFALLPAGPGEWRFSAWSEARTLAPTPDGGAVLHARHGRTHAHRTLTAATA
- a CDS encoding phosphotransferase family protein; the encoded protein is MELHVIERSANAFQQGLTERQILAVARRAFGPAAEVRSATELGGGMYNTTYRIDLAGREEPVVLRVAPEPDRQFHSEQELMRAEYASVPWLAPIADLMPRVLAADFTQAVSGRDWMIQSFLPGTPAPELLGSYPKETHGAFFRQMGEITAAVHAVSGPWFGPVTGPGHARWSEAVVTSLHLIAQDVESCGLDAADLRKAADAAQAGAQVLDEVAVPRLLTGDLWTVNTMLAPAPVPTICGVLDMDRTWWGDPEADWTMRMARAKQDARLAFFDSYGRPAETEAGAWRRHVYEVRHLGALRLERHRLGNEAGVEDSYGAIAEELAALI
- a CDS encoding glycine amidinotransferase — encoded protein: MRLSSHDDFTRLREIIVGSAANYTGHDRDVSFELFHHENLTGFRSDWAYPRLVTPTEAGARPEQWAINRRYAEELAEDVEDLAQVLAELGITVHRPIPLPADPAPIAGLGWTAPPVPALNIRDNTLILGEEIIETPPAIRARYLETRLLAQVFTAYWQAGARWTTMPRPVLTDASFDLSYARDATTTLGGPTEPIDDPQPSPYDVGYEMMLDGAQVLRLGRDLVVNIAQANHARGVDWLERHLGDRYRIHRVYRMADNHIDSMLLALRPGVFLARHDGIRDMLPEPLQSWKFIVPPQPDTGAFPTYGDADLVLTSPYIDLNVLSVDEDTVLVNQDCTGLIKTLEAEHFTVVPVRHRHRRLFGGGFHCFTLDTRRDGTCEDYLT